The proteins below are encoded in one region of Stenotrophomonas bentonitica:
- a CDS encoding efflux RND transporter permease subunit: MNISGPFIRRPIGTALLAIGLFVVGLMCYLKLGVSALPNIQIPVIFVHASQSGADATTMASTVTAPLERHLGQLPGVDQMRSSSSEGSSLVFMVFQSGVDIDSAALDVQTAINSAQADLPSGLGSPMFQKANPNDDPVIAIALTSQTQSADELYNVADSLLAQRIRQISGVSSVDIAGASTPAVRVDVNLRLLNALNLTPDDLRNAVRAANVTSPTGFLSDGNTTTAIIANDSVARAADFANLVIKTQDDGRVIRLKDVANVYDGQQDAYQAAWFDHKPAVVMYVFTRAGANIVETVDRVKAQIPMLRDYLQPGTTLTPYFDRTPTIRSSLHEVQITLLISLAMVILTMALFLRRLAPTLIAAITVPLSLAGAALVMYVFGFTLNNLSLLALVIAIGFVVDDAIVVIENIMRHLDEGMPRMQAALTGAREIGFTIVSITASLVAVFIPLLFASGMVGAFFREFTVTLVAAIVVSMIVSLTLTPALCSRFLSAHAEPEKPSRIGRFLDATHDRMLRVYTVCLDFSLRHALLLSLTPILLIVATVMLAGAVKKGSFPPQDTGLIWGRANSSATVSFEDMVNRQRRITDMLMADPAVKTVGVRLGSGRQGSSAQFNIELKTRKEGRRETTAQALTRLSAKADRYPDLELRLRAIQDLPSDGGGGNSQGAQYRVSLQGNDLAQLQEWLPKVQAALKKNPMLRDVGTDVDTAGLRQNIEIDRAKAARLGVSVGAIDGALYGAFGQRQISTIYSDINQYSVVVNALPEQTATPRALDEIHVRAGNGEMIPITAVARQVPGLAPPQITHQNQYTTMDLSYNLAPGVSSGEGDAIIKATVDGLRLPGDIRISDGGGFNVQLNPNSMLILVLAAIITVYLVLGMLYESLVHPVTILSTLPAAGVGALLALFVTNTELSVISMIALVLLIGIVKKNAIMMIDFAVVAQREHGKSPLEAVREASIVRFRPIMMTTMVAILAAVPLAIGLGEGSELRRPLGIAMIGGLLFSQSLTLLSTPALYVIFSCLQQHWRAWRARRREKVALRRAARA; this comes from the coding sequence GTGAACATCTCCGGCCCGTTCATCCGCCGCCCGATCGGCACCGCGCTGCTGGCCATCGGCTTGTTCGTGGTCGGCCTGATGTGCTACCTGAAGCTGGGCGTGTCGGCGCTGCCGAACATCCAGATCCCGGTGATCTTCGTGCACGCCAGCCAGTCCGGCGCGGACGCCACCACCATGGCCTCCACGGTCACCGCACCGCTGGAACGCCACCTGGGCCAGCTGCCCGGCGTGGATCAGATGCGCTCGTCCAGTTCGGAAGGCAGCTCGCTGGTGTTCATGGTGTTCCAGAGCGGGGTCGACATCGACTCGGCGGCGCTGGACGTGCAGACCGCGATCAATTCGGCGCAGGCCGACCTGCCCTCCGGGCTGGGCTCGCCGATGTTCCAGAAGGCCAACCCGAACGACGACCCGGTGATCGCGATCGCGCTGACCTCGCAGACCCAGTCGGCCGACGAGCTCTACAACGTGGCCGACTCGCTGCTGGCCCAGCGCATCCGCCAGATCAGCGGCGTGTCGTCGGTGGATATCGCCGGCGCCTCCACCCCGGCGGTGCGGGTAGACGTGAACCTGCGCCTGCTCAACGCGCTGAACCTCACCCCGGACGACCTGCGCAACGCGGTGCGCGCGGCCAACGTGACCTCGCCCACCGGCTTCCTCAGCGACGGCAACACCACCACCGCGATCATCGCCAACGACTCGGTGGCGCGCGCGGCCGACTTCGCCAACCTGGTGATCAAGACCCAGGACGATGGACGGGTGATCCGCCTGAAGGACGTGGCCAACGTCTACGACGGCCAGCAGGACGCCTACCAGGCGGCCTGGTTCGACCACAAACCGGCGGTGGTGATGTATGTGTTCACCCGCGCCGGCGCGAACATCGTGGAGACGGTGGATCGGGTCAAAGCGCAGATTCCGATGCTGCGCGACTACCTGCAGCCGGGCACCACGCTCACCCCGTACTTCGACCGCACCCCGACCATCCGCTCCTCGCTGCATGAAGTGCAGATCACCCTGCTGATCAGCCTGGCGATGGTGATCCTGACCATGGCGCTGTTCCTGCGCCGGTTGGCGCCGACCTTGATCGCGGCGATCACCGTGCCGCTGTCGCTGGCCGGTGCGGCGCTGGTGATGTACGTGTTCGGTTTCACCCTGAACAACCTGAGCCTGCTGGCGCTGGTGATCGCGATCGGCTTCGTGGTCGACGATGCGATCGTGGTGATCGAAAACATCATGCGCCACCTCGACGAAGGCATGCCGCGCATGCAGGCGGCGTTGACCGGCGCGCGCGAGATCGGCTTCACCATCGTCTCGATCACCGCCTCGCTGGTGGCGGTGTTCATTCCGCTGCTGTTCGCCAGCGGCATGGTGGGTGCGTTCTTCCGCGAGTTCACCGTGACCCTGGTGGCGGCGATCGTGGTTTCGATGATCGTCTCGCTGACCCTGACCCCGGCACTGTGCAGCCGCTTCCTCAGCGCGCATGCGGAACCTGAGAAGCCGTCGCGGATCGGCCGTTTCCTCGACGCCACCCACGACCGCATGCTGCGGGTCTACACGGTGTGCCTGGACTTCTCGCTGCGCCACGCGCTGCTGCTGTCGCTGACCCCGATCCTGCTGATCGTGGCCACGGTGATGCTGGCCGGTGCAGTCAAGAAGGGCTCGTTCCCGCCGCAGGACACCGGCCTGATCTGGGGCCGCGCCAACTCCAGCGCCACGGTCTCGTTCGAGGACATGGTCAACCGCCAGCGCCGCATCACCGACATGCTGATGGCCGACCCCGCGGTGAAGACCGTGGGCGTGCGCCTGGGCAGTGGCCGCCAAGGCTCCAGCGCGCAGTTCAACATCGAGCTGAAGACCCGCAAGGAGGGTCGGCGCGAGACCACCGCACAGGCGCTGACACGGTTGAGCGCCAAGGCCGACCGTTACCCGGACCTGGAACTGCGCCTGCGCGCGATCCAGGACCTGCCCAGCGACGGCGGCGGTGGCAACAGCCAGGGCGCGCAGTACCGCGTGTCGCTGCAGGGCAACGACCTGGCCCAGCTGCAGGAGTGGCTGCCCAAGGTGCAGGCCGCGCTCAAGAAGAACCCGATGCTGCGCGACGTCGGCACAGACGTGGACACCGCCGGCCTGCGCCAGAACATCGAGATCGATCGCGCCAAGGCGGCGCGTCTTGGCGTGTCGGTCGGCGCCATCGACGGCGCGCTGTACGGCGCGTTCGGCCAGCGCCAGATTTCCACCATCTACTCGGACATCAACCAGTACAGCGTGGTGGTCAACGCGCTGCCCGAGCAGACCGCCACCCCGCGTGCGCTCGATGAGATCCACGTGCGCGCAGGCAATGGCGAGATGATTCCGATCACCGCCGTGGCCCGGCAGGTGCCGGGGCTGGCGCCGCCGCAGATCACCCACCAGAACCAGTACACCACCATGGACCTGAGCTACAACCTGGCGCCAGGGGTGAGCTCGGGCGAGGGCGACGCGATCATCAAGGCCACCGTGGATGGCCTGCGCCTGCCCGGCGACATCCGCATCAGCGATGGTGGCGGCTTCAACGTGCAGCTCAATCCCAACTCGATGCTGATCCTGGTGCTGGCCGCCATCATCACCGTCTACCTGGTGCTGGGCATGCTGTACGAGAGCCTGGTGCATCCGGTCACCATCCTGTCCACCCTGCCGGCGGCGGGCGTGGGTGCCTTGCTGGCGCTGTTCGTGACCAATACCGAGCTCTCGGTGATCTCGATGATCGCGCTGGTGCTGCTGATCGGCATCGTCAAGAAGAACGCGATCATGATGATCGACTTCGCGGTAGTGGCCCAGCGCGAGCACGGCAAGAGCCCGCTGGAAGCGGTGCGCGAAGCCAGCATCGTGCGCTTCCGCCCGATCATGATGACCACCATGGTGGCGATCCTGGCGGCGGTCCCGCTGGCGATCGGCCTGGGCGAGGGCAGCGAACTGCGCCGCCCGCTCGGCATCGCGATGATCGGCGGCCTGCTGTTCTCGCAGAGCCTGACCCTGCTCAGCACCCCGGCGCTGTACGTGATCTTCTCGTGCCTGCAGCAGCATTGGCGCGCCTGGCGGGCCCGGCGGCGCGAGAAGGTGGCCCTGCGCCGCGCAGCGCGCGCATGA
- a CDS encoding TonB-dependent siderophore receptor — MRASVLPRRALRPALLALSLSLACTVHAQSRSATELDAVKVTAERTHTDTGALGDRPVRDTPFAISVIGREDIEKRQVVSLGEAFLTDPSVVTQVSAYASGWSSPIRNRGIDLSYDSYRVNGLQVSSWGTEWPLEVMEQVELLKGPGGFMYGFGQPGGIINYVTKKPTDTPTFSAQLGWREQGIVSGQVDAGGRFGNEQMFGYRFNAYQEKGETFNGGDVDRKVGALSLDARLSDAVTWTFDGVFQQRDLGEESPQYYFIGLTELPRPIAGDVNNAIPGTFYDTRSSLLSTALHWQINTDWKASLSYGYTSSWNDVNKIFAYIDDVNGDYDINAYELGGKSEWKLAQAIVQGRFQTGPLSHQLVAGVSHQTGLGWDRPYEWNTIGRGNLYQRPTVRHDAVGSHELTRGSETIQQAVFLSDTVDFGHGWSLLAGARYNDFENKGSYHTYPVTPTYAVMYKPADEVTLYTSYVESLEAGSRVGSDYINAGDVLDPTISKQFEIGAKIEYPRWNANAAAFRLERGANIDRLTSAGKLLVQDGITLYEGVEVSGNVLLSDAFSIGGGVTWLDPTYDKLSPDSITQQGNRTAGAARWNGVVHADYSVQQVEGLSLYALARYYGDVYYDAENTLKLPDYTLVNAGVGYRMQANGHPVTWRASVENLANKKYWSNAGIGLPRTFAVSVRFDL; from the coding sequence ATGCGTGCTTCCGTTCTTCCGCGCCGCGCCCTGCGCCCGGCCCTGCTTGCGCTTTCACTGTCGCTGGCCTGCACCGTCCACGCCCAGTCCCGCTCGGCCACCGAGCTGGACGCGGTCAAGGTCACCGCCGAACGCACCCACACCGATACCGGCGCACTGGGCGACCGCCCGGTACGCGACACCCCGTTCGCGATCTCGGTGATCGGCCGCGAAGACATCGAAAAGCGCCAGGTGGTCTCGCTGGGCGAAGCCTTCCTGACCGACCCCTCCGTGGTCACCCAGGTCAGCGCCTACGCCAGCGGCTGGAGCTCGCCGATCCGCAACCGCGGCATCGACCTCAGCTACGACAGCTACCGCGTCAACGGCCTGCAGGTCTCCTCCTGGGGCACCGAATGGCCGCTGGAGGTGATGGAGCAGGTGGAGCTGCTGAAGGGTCCGGGCGGTTTCATGTACGGCTTCGGTCAACCCGGCGGCATCATCAACTACGTCACCAAGAAGCCCACCGACACCCCGACCTTCTCCGCCCAGCTCGGCTGGCGCGAACAGGGCATCGTCAGCGGCCAGGTCGATGCGGGCGGTCGCTTCGGCAACGAACAGATGTTCGGTTACCGCTTCAATGCCTACCAGGAGAAGGGCGAAACCTTCAACGGCGGCGATGTCGACCGCAAGGTCGGCGCACTGTCCCTGGACGCCCGCCTCAGCGACGCCGTGACCTGGACCTTCGACGGCGTGTTCCAGCAGCGCGACCTGGGCGAAGAGTCGCCGCAGTACTACTTCATCGGCCTGACCGAACTGCCTCGCCCGATCGCCGGCGACGTCAACAACGCCATCCCCGGCACCTTCTACGACACCCGCTCCAGCCTGCTCTCCACCGCCCTGCACTGGCAGATCAACACCGACTGGAAGGCCAGCCTGAGCTATGGCTACACCTCGTCGTGGAACGACGTGAACAAGATCTTCGCCTACATCGACGACGTCAACGGCGATTACGACATCAACGCCTACGAGCTCGGCGGCAAGAGCGAGTGGAAGCTCGCCCAGGCCATCGTGCAGGGCCGCTTCCAGACCGGCCCGCTCTCGCACCAGCTGGTGGCTGGCGTCTCGCACCAGACCGGCCTCGGCTGGGACCGTCCGTACGAATGGAACACCATCGGCCGCGGCAACCTGTACCAGCGCCCGACCGTGCGCCACGACGCGGTCGGCTCGCACGAACTGACCCGCGGCAGCGAAACCATCCAGCAGGCCGTGTTCCTCAGCGACACCGTCGACTTCGGCCACGGCTGGTCGCTGCTGGCTGGCGCCCGCTACAACGACTTCGAGAACAAGGGCAGCTACCACACCTACCCAGTCACCCCGACCTACGCGGTCATGTACAAGCCCGCCGACGAAGTCACCCTCTACACCAGCTACGTCGAGTCCCTCGAAGCCGGCAGCCGCGTCGGCAGCGACTACATCAACGCCGGCGACGTCCTCGACCCCACCATCAGCAAGCAGTTCGAGATCGGCGCCAAGATCGAATACCCGCGCTGGAACGCCAACGCCGCCGCCTTCCGGCTCGAGCGCGGCGCCAACATCGACCGCCTGACCAGCGCCGGCAAACTGCTCGTGCAGGACGGCATCACCCTGTACGAAGGCGTGGAAGTCAGCGGCAATGTCCTGCTCAGCGACGCCTTCAGCATCGGCGGCGGCGTCACCTGGCTCGACCCCACCTACGACAAGCTCTCGCCCGACAGCATCACCCAGCAGGGCAACCGTACCGCCGGTGCCGCACGCTGGAACGGCGTAGTGCACGCCGATTACAGCGTGCAGCAGGTGGAAGGCCTGAGCCTGTATGCGTTGGCGAGGTATTACGGCGATGTCTATTACGACGCCGAGAACACCTTGAAGCTGCCGGATTACACCCTGGTCAACGCAGGCGTGGGATACCGCATGCAAGCGAACGGGCATCCCGTCACATGGCGCGCAAGCGTGGAAAACCTGGCCAACAAGAAGTATTGGTCAAACGCAGGCATAGGCCTGCCGCGAACCTTTGCAGTAAGCGTGAGGTTTGATCTGTAG